Proteins encoded within one genomic window of Setaria italica strain Yugu1 chromosome IV, Setaria_italica_v2.0, whole genome shotgun sequence:
- the LOC101774310 gene encoding transcription initiation factor TFIID subunit 14b, with translation MLSKNKKLKDVEISFPIVYGTISFWLGKKASEYNSHKWTVYVRSANNEDLSVIVKRVVFQLHPSFQNPTRVVEQPPFELSESGWGEFEIAITLYFHSDVCEKRLDLFHQLKLYPEEEAGPQSTKKPVIVETYDEIVFPEPTEAFFQRVQNHPAANVPRLPPGITLPPSGSMEIVPYEKKRGDTKDHALSQWFSNFSEADELLKLAAARQQVQAHIAKLRRQLTMMEGMPQQSKVLSGPGQQFGHI, from the exons ATGCTTTCCAAG AATAAAAAGCTCAAGGATGTGGAGATCAGTTTCCCCATTGTCTATGGAACCATTTCTTTCTGGCTTGGTAAAAAGGCGAGCGA GTACAACTCTCACAAGTGGACTGTTTATGTCCGTTCGGCAAACAATGAGGACCTGAGTGTCATAGTTAAGCGTGTGGTGTTTCAACTTCACCCAAGTTTTCAAAACCCAACAAGAGTTGTAGAGCAGCCACCTTTTGAGTTGTCTGAATCTGGATGGGGAGAATTTGAAATAGCTATAACCCTTTATTTCCACAGCGATGTCTGTGAGAAGCGCTTGGATCT GTTTCATCAGCTTAAGCTGTATCCGGAAGAAGAAGCCGGACCTCAATCAACCAAAAAACCAGTTATTGTGGAAACATATGATGAAATTGTCTTCCCTGAGCCTACAGAGGCCTTTTTTCAGCGTGTGCAAAATCATCCAGCAGCTAATGTGCCCAGGCTCCCTCCTGGCATAACCTTGCCTCCGTCAG GCTCCATGGAAATTGTTCCATATGAAAAGAAGCGTGGTGACACTAAGGATCATGCTTTGAGCCAGTGGTTCTCGAATTTCTCTGAGGCAGATGAGCTTTTAAAACTAGCTGCGGCTCGGCAGCAG GTTCAGGCTCACATTGCCAAGCTGAGAAGACAGTTAACCATGATGGAAGGAATGCCCCAGCAATCAAAAGTTCTTTCTG GTCCTGGACAACAGTTTGGGCACATCTGA
- the LOC101773497 gene encoding kinesin-like protein KIN-UB has protein sequence MASSGVRNGGPRMSTKLDRGQGAGATPKAAAGKQRLSSAAAGGAYRRTSSGPLPAAGGRASSDGVSSRVRVAVRLRPRNAEELAADADFGDCVELQPELKRLKLRKNNWESETYEFDELLTEFSSQKRVYEVVAKPVVESVMEGYNGTVMAYGQTGTGKTFTLGRLGEEDTAARGIMVRAMEDILADITPETDSVSVSYLQLYMEMIQDLLDPVNDNIAIVEDPRTGDVSLPGATVVEVRDQKSFVDLLRVGEAHRVAANTKLNTESSRSHAILMVNVRRSVKGRTEMDVSISGENGHSSSMMGSLRPPVIRKSKLVVVDLAGSERIDKSGSEGHTLEEAKSINLSLSALGKCINALAENSPHVPVRDSKLTRLLKDSFGGTARTSLVVTIGPSPRHRGETTSTIMFGQRAMKVENMVKLKEEFDYKSLCRRLDIELDKLIAENERQRKYFDDEVERIRAEAQCRIAEAERECKIMLENEKMKYHQEYLDSIKILEEKWKIHQQSPKKQIKEAESTSSDVGEVQNLLQNEKMLRQSAEDEASDLKNQVSHWKKLEATATAEVVKLRKMLDTEASQKEKLEEEIGVLRSQLLQMSMEADETRRSLDKGDGPGKIFPGLDSLVSQTRGSQPREQSNGPKQPIAKLFEQVGLQKILSLLESEEPDVRVHAVKVVANLAAEEANQEKIVEAGGLTSLLVLLRSSEDETIRRVAAGAIANLAMNETNQDLIMAQGGVTLLSMTASDAEDPQTLRMVAGAIANLCGNDKLQTRLRGEGGIKALLGMVRCGHPDVLAQVARGIANFAKCESRAATQGNKVGKSLLIDDGALPWIVKNANNEAAPIRRHIELALCHLAQHEVNSKDIISEGALWELVRISRDCSREDIRMLAHRTLTSSPTLQAEMRRLGIKM, from the exons ATGGCGAGCAGCGGGGTGAGGAACGGGGGGCCCAGGATGAGCACGAAGCTGGACCGGGGGCAGGGCGCCGGCGCGACgcccaaggcggcggcggggaagcagCGCctctcctcggcggcggcgggcggcgcgtacCGGCGGACCAGCTCCGGGCCGCTccccgcggcgggcgggcgcgcgtCGTCGGACGGAG TTTCTAGTAGAGTAAGAGTTGCTGTGAGGCTTAGGCCTAGGAATGCTGAAGAGTTGGCGGCAGATGCGGATTTCGGTGACTGTGTTGAACTTCAGCCAGAG CTCAAAAGGTTAAAGCTTCGTAAAAACAATTGGGAGTCGGAAACATATGAATTCGATGAATTGCTCACGGAGTTTTCTTCACAAAAGAGAGTGTATGAAGTTGTTGCAAAACCAGTTGTGGAG AGTGTTATGGAGGGATATAATGGTACAGTTATGGCATATGGCCAGACTGGTACTGGGAAGACTTTTACGTTGGGAAGACTTGGTGAAGAAGATACTGCTGCTAGGGGAATTATGGTTCGTGCAATGGAGGATATTCTAGCAGATATAACACCTGAAACTGATTCTGTTTCAGTATCATATCTACAG TTGTACATGGAAATGATACAAGACCTCCTTGATCCTGTAAATGACAATATAGCCATTGTAGAAGACCCAAGGACTGGAGATGTTTCACTGCCTGGAGCCACGGTAGTTGAAGTTAGAGATCAGAAAAGCTTTGTGGACCTTCTAAGGGTTGGTGAGGCCCATCGCGTTGCTGCAAACACGAAGTTAAACACAGAGTCATCTCGAAGTCACGCGATCCTCATG GTAAATGTCAGAAGGTCTGTAAAAGGTAGAACTGAAATGGATGTCAGCATTTCTGGTGAAAATGGCCATTCATCGTCCATGATGGGGTCTTTACGACCACCTGTTATTAGGAAAAGTAAGCTTGTAGTTGTAGACTTGGCTGGATCAGAGCGCATAGACAAGTCAG GAAGTGAGGGTCATACATTAGAAGAGGCAAAGTCTATCAACTTGTCCTTAAGTGCTCTAGGGAAATGCATCAATGCACTTGCTGAAAACAGTCCTCATGTACCTGTTCGTGATTCTAAGCTTACTAGACTGCTTAAAGATTCATTTGGAG GTACTGCAAGAACATCATTGGTTGTGACAATTGGTCCATCTCCCAGACATCGGGGGGAAACTACCAGTACAATAATGTTTGGACAAAGG GCAATGAAAGTTGAGAACATGGTGAAATTGAAGGAAGAGTTCGATTACAAAAGCTTGTGCAGGAGACTTGATATTGAATTGGATAAGTTAATAGCAGAAAATGAAAGGCAGAGGAAATATTTTGATGATGAAGTTGAAAGAATAAGAGCTGAAGCTCAATGTCGTATTGCTGAGGCTGAAAGAGAGTGCAAAATCATGTTAGAG AATGAGAAAATGAAGTACCATCAAGAATACTTAGACTCAATAAAAATACTGGAGGAGAAGTGGAAAATACATCAACAATCACCCAAGAAACAA ATTAAAGAGGCTGAGTCCACATCCAGTGACGTTGGGGAAGTGCAAAATTTACTGCAGAATGAGAAAATGCTCCGCCAATCTGCTGAAGACGAGGCCAGTGACCTCAAGAATCAAGTGTCACACTGGAAAAAGCTGGAG GCTACAGCTACAGCTGAGGTAGTAAAACTCCGGAAAATGCTAGATACTGAAGCTAGCCAGAAAGAGAAACTTGAAGAAGAAATTGGTGTTTTGAGAAGTCAGTTATTGCAGATGAGTATGGAAGCCGATGAG ACAAGGAGGAGTCTTGATAAAGGAGACGGGCCAGGAAAAATATTTCCTGGTTTAGATTCATTGGTGTCTCAGACTCGAGGTTCACAACCCAGAGAGCAAAGCAATGGACCTAAGCAGCCGATTGCCAAACTCTTTGAACAAG TTGGGTTACAGAAGATATTGTCGTTGCTCGAATCTGAAGAACCTGATGTTCGTGTTCATGCAGTGAAAGTTGTTGCAAATCTGGCTGCTGAAG AGGCAAATCAGGAAAAGATTGTAGAAGCAGGTGGCCTTACTTCCCTCCTTGTGCTACTTAGGAGCTCTGAGGATGAGACAATTCGCAGAGTAGCAGCAGGAGCAATTGCTAATCTTGCAATGAATG AGACAAATCAAGACCTTATCATGGCGCAAGGAGGTGTAACCTTGTTGTCTATGACAGCATCTGATGCAGAGGATCCACAAACTCTAAGAATGGTTGCTGGAGCAATTGCTAACCTTTGTGGCAACG ACAAACTGCAAACTCGGTTGAGGGGAGAAGGTGGAATTAAAGCATTGCTTGGAATGGTTAGGTGTGGGCACCCTGATGTCCTTGCACAAGTTGCACGTGGCATTGCAAATTTTGCAAAATGTGAATCTAGAGCAGCCACTCAAG GAAATAAGGTGGGAAAATCATTATTAATTGATGATGGAGCACTTCCTTGGATTGTAAAAAATGCCAATAACGAAGCCGCTCCAATTAGGCGCCACATTGAACTTGCACTTTGCCATTTGGCACAACATG AAGTAAATTCAAAAGACATTATCAGTGAAGGTGCCTTATGGGAACTTGTTCGAATCTCAAGGGATTGTTCTCGAGAAGATATAAGGATGTTGGCACATCGGACATTGACATCCAGCCCCACTCTTCAAGCAGAGATGAGAAGATTGGGAATAAAAATGTGA